In Zunongwangia profunda SM-A87, the following proteins share a genomic window:
- the frr gene encoding ribosome recycling factor encodes MEEEIELIIDSAEEGMQNAISHLNKQLLNIRAGKASPSMLGSVMVEYYGSLTPLNQVANVNAPDARTISVQPFEKGSIPNIEKGILQANLGFNPMNNGESVIISVPPLTEERRKQLVKQAKSEAEDAKVGVRNDRKTANNELKKIEVSEDLQKNAEADIQELTDKYIAKIDRILEAKEKEIMTI; translated from the coding sequence ATGGAAGAGGAAATTGAATTAATCATAGATTCTGCTGAAGAAGGGATGCAAAACGCAATCTCTCATCTTAATAAACAATTGCTAAATATTAGAGCGGGTAAGGCCAGCCCAAGTATGCTAGGAAGTGTAATGGTAGAATACTACGGTTCTTTAACCCCTTTAAATCAGGTTGCCAATGTAAACGCACCAGATGCCAGAACAATTTCTGTTCAGCCTTTCGAAAAAGGGAGTATTCCCAATATCGAAAAAGGAATTTTACAGGCTAACCTTGGCTTTAACCCAATGAATAATGGTGAAAGCGTAATTATTAGCGTACCACCTTTAACAGAAGAACGTCGTAAACAATTGGTAAAACAAGCTAAATCTGAAGCTGAAGATGCCAAAGTAGGGGTAAGAAACGACCGTAAAACTGCTAATAACGAATTAAAGAAAATTGAAGTTTCTGAAGATCTTCAAAAAAATGCAGAAGCAGATATCCAGGAGCTTACTGATAAATATATCGCCAAAATAGACCGCATTTTAGAAGCTAAAGAAAAAGAAATTATGACCATATAA
- a CDS encoding zinc metallopeptidase translates to MIGYYLIAGIMFIVSLYVSNKLKSKFKNYSKMHLQNGMSGKEIAEKMLRDNGIYDVKVISTPGMLSDHYNPNKKTVNLSEGVYSQRNAAAAAVAAHECGHAVQHAKSYSWLKMRSALVPVVSVASNLSQWVILAGLVLLYTSTLGPTIFFIGIVLFGLGTLFSFITLPVEYDASNRALTWLETENMLTRQEHDAAQDSLKWAARTYVVAALGSLATLLYFVGIFMGSRD, encoded by the coding sequence ATGATTGGATATTATTTGATAGCAGGAATCATGTTTATCGTGAGCCTGTATGTAAGCAATAAGCTTAAAAGCAAGTTTAAGAATTATTCCAAAATGCACCTGCAAAATGGAATGAGTGGGAAAGAAATTGCCGAGAAAATGTTACGTGATAACGGTATTTATGATGTAAAAGTAATCTCTACTCCAGGGATGCTTTCAGATCACTACAACCCGAATAAGAAAACAGTAAATCTAAGTGAAGGGGTGTACTCGCAAAGAAATGCTGCAGCGGCTGCAGTGGCTGCACACGAATGTGGGCATGCCGTACAACATGCAAAATCGTACAGTTGGTTAAAAATGCGAAGTGCACTGGTACCTGTAGTAAGTGTCGCTTCTAATTTGTCACAATGGGTAATACTTGCCGGTTTAGTATTGCTTTATACCAGTACTTTAGGTCCTACCATTTTTTTTATCGGGATTGTGCTTTTTGGACTAGGGACCTTGTTTAGTTTTATAACACTGCCAGTAGAATACGATGCAAGTAACCGTGCTTTGACCTGGTTAGAAACCGAAAACATGCTTACAAGGCAGGAGCATGATGCCGCTCAGGATTCTCTTAAATGGGCAGCCAGAACTTATGTGGTAGCTGCTTTGGGATCTTTAGCAACCCTATTATATTTTGTTGGAATATTTATGGGATCTCGGGATTAG
- a CDS encoding GEVED domain-containing protein — protein sequence MNNKLFFLLLLFLFFKLNFYAQGNIAKPVFRDSAQALFSAAISESRLIPPKDEHKIYNPRNRGINKVVPGKGYPKGVDAALQSKKGSIPSKAPILNFDAVRTRSTPSDPTGVAGLNHYLNAWNSAFSIYDKEGNLLMPPASLASIGGEFENETLGDPIVVYDQFADRYLISQFSDTPESFLIAVSRGPDPVNDGWYTYRFSTNGVLPDYPKISVWSDGYYITTNKNSNTADENQVIYVMERDQMLMGATAQFVSFPLPGIETNGFYSPAGFNAMGNTMPPKGNAPIIYLQDDAWAGVPEDHLKIWLVNVDWENLENSTIEESQELGLASGVSPFTATFDGGAFSNLSQPGNGPEIDALQATMMYMTQYRRFPDHNSVVMNFVVDVDPTLAEHAGIRWYELRQNSDGGKWSVYQEGTYAPDKSDRFSGSIGIDDQGNIGLGFTVLDDSPANPVYPSIRYTGRYANDERGIMTLEEQSFVEGRSPNPSSRYGDYAHLTVDPADGITFWHNAEYFKGEDRFNHIGVFRVASDLLSDVGITEIVSPVDATLGANEQITVKIRNFGARTQSDIPVSYYLNGQTITEIYPESIEGASSVDFTFSRTADLSEIGRSYEIAVRTNLDGDQNPANDTITRVIRNLPPRDVGVTSINAPITSENLGRNEEVSVTIENFGGEPQSNIPVWYQIGNNNRVEEKFQGTIEVGTNIVYNFQQTANLSVDGRYRLSSGTSLQEDFDPSNDVEEASIANLNCIPEGSDCDFGDGISYFQLGDILNERIPCNNGYGDFVSSSTNLDRSQQTFTVTVETYFQAEADEEKFSMWIDLDDNGEFDDDERLITSKALTQPNTSFAFDFNLPDNAPLGQHLLRIRAGDTRYEGDLNSPCDVMTYGTTHDYSVNIIDSNLDIKDFILNDAELMVLDEYKGHYRVVLETSFAEPLRITVHNVLGQKMLENKVENTGDGYVYDLDMSYAARGVYLVRIGTRKVGKVKRFIVK from the coding sequence ATGAACAATAAACTGTTTTTTTTACTACTGCTATTTTTGTTTTTCAAACTAAACTTTTATGCCCAAGGAAATATTGCTAAGCCTGTTTTTCGAGATTCGGCTCAAGCGCTTTTTTCTGCAGCTATTTCAGAAAGTAGATTGATACCTCCTAAAGATGAACATAAAATTTATAACCCCAGAAATCGTGGGATTAATAAAGTTGTACCCGGAAAGGGATATCCAAAAGGAGTTGATGCGGCCTTACAAAGCAAAAAAGGAAGCATTCCATCCAAAGCGCCAATTCTAAATTTTGATGCGGTAAGGACACGTTCTACACCTTCAGATCCTACTGGAGTAGCCGGCTTAAATCATTATCTAAATGCTTGGAATTCTGCTTTTTCGATTTATGATAAAGAGGGGAATTTATTAATGCCTCCTGCTTCATTGGCGAGTATTGGTGGAGAGTTTGAAAATGAAACTTTGGGTGATCCCATTGTGGTTTACGATCAATTTGCAGATCGCTATTTAATAAGTCAGTTTAGCGATACTCCAGAGAGTTTCTTAATCGCTGTTTCGCGCGGACCTGATCCTGTAAACGATGGCTGGTATACGTATCGTTTTTCAACCAATGGTGTTTTGCCAGATTATCCAAAAATTTCGGTGTGGAGTGATGGGTATTATATTACTACTAATAAGAATTCGAATACTGCAGATGAGAATCAGGTGATTTATGTGATGGAGCGTGACCAAATGTTAATGGGGGCAACCGCTCAGTTTGTATCTTTTCCGTTACCTGGAATAGAAACCAATGGTTTTTATAGTCCCGCTGGTTTTAATGCGATGGGAAACACCATGCCGCCTAAAGGAAATGCCCCAATAATTTATCTTCAGGATGATGCCTGGGCCGGAGTGCCAGAAGATCATTTAAAAATATGGCTGGTAAATGTAGACTGGGAAAATTTAGAGAACTCTACCATAGAGGAATCGCAGGAATTAGGTTTAGCGAGCGGAGTGTCACCGTTTACTGCTACTTTTGACGGCGGTGCTTTTAGTAACTTATCGCAACCCGGAAATGGGCCAGAGATTGATGCGCTACAGGCCACCATGATGTATATGACCCAATACCGAAGATTTCCAGATCATAACTCGGTAGTTATGAATTTTGTTGTGGATGTAGATCCCACTTTGGCAGAGCATGCAGGGATTAGATGGTATGAGTTGCGCCAAAATAGTGATGGCGGTAAATGGAGCGTTTATCAGGAAGGAACTTATGCGCCCGATAAAAGTGACCGGTTTAGCGGGAGTATTGGTATTGATGACCAGGGAAATATAGGTTTAGGTTTTACCGTTTTAGATGATAGTCCTGCCAATCCTGTTTATCCTTCCATAAGGTATACCGGGAGATATGCCAATGATGAGCGGGGAATAATGACGCTGGAAGAACAGAGTTTTGTTGAAGGCCGAAGTCCTAATCCCAGTTCCAGGTATGGGGATTATGCCCATTTAACGGTAGACCCTGCAGATGGAATTACTTTTTGGCATAATGCAGAATATTTTAAAGGGGAAGACAGGTTTAACCATATAGGCGTTTTTAGAGTAGCTTCAGATTTATTAAGCGATGTTGGGATTACAGAAATTGTATCTCCAGTTGATGCAACGCTGGGTGCAAATGAGCAGATTACGGTAAAAATAAGAAACTTTGGAGCACGAACTCAATCTGATATTCCTGTAAGTTATTATTTAAACGGTCAGACCATTACAGAAATTTATCCCGAGAGTATTGAAGGTGCTTCTTCTGTAGACTTTACTTTTTCGAGAACTGCCGATCTCTCCGAAATAGGACGATCTTATGAAATTGCAGTACGAACCAATTTGGATGGAGATCAAAACCCGGCTAACGATACGATTACCAGGGTGATTAGAAACCTGCCTCCTCGCGATGTTGGGGTGACCTCTATTAATGCACCAATAACTTCAGAGAATCTTGGAAGAAATGAAGAGGTATCCGTAACCATCGAAAATTTTGGGGGTGAACCGCAAAGCAATATTCCCGTTTGGTATCAAATAGGGAATAATAATCGGGTAGAAGAAAAGTTTCAGGGAACTATTGAAGTGGGAACGAACATAGTTTATAATTTTCAGCAAACCGCTAATCTTTCTGTAGATGGACGTTATAGATTAAGTTCGGGAACCAGTCTGCAGGAGGATTTTGATCCTTCTAATGATGTAGAGGAAGCTTCCATAGCCAATCTTAATTGTATCCCAGAGGGATCAGACTGTGATTTTGGTGATGGGATTTCTTATTTTCAGTTGGGCGATATTTTGAATGAAAGAATTCCCTGTAATAATGGATATGGCGATTTTGTAAGTTCTTCAACCAATTTAGACCGTTCTCAGCAGACTTTTACAGTAACCGTAGAAACTTATTTTCAGGCAGAAGCTGATGAAGAAAAATTTTCTATGTGGATAGATTTAGATGATAATGGCGAGTTTGATGATGATGAGCGATTAATTACTTCAAAAGCCTTAACTCAGCCAAATACCTCTTTTGCTTTCGATTTTAACCTTCCTGATAATGCACCTTTGGGCCAACATTTGTTAAGGATTAGAGCAGGTGATACCCGATATGAAGGGGATTTAAATAGTCCTTGTGATGTGATGACGTATGGGACCACTCACGATTATTCGGTAAATATTATAGACAGTAATTTAGATATCAAAGATTTTATCCTAAACGATGCCGAACTGATGGTATTAGATGAATATAAGGGGCATTATCGCGTTGTTTTGGAAACCAGTTTTGCCGAGCCGTTACGTATTACAGTGCATAATGTACTCGGGCAGAAAATGCTGGAAAATAAAGTTGAAAACACTGGTGATGGTTATGTTTACGATTTAGATATGTCTTACGCTGCGCGTGGTGTTTATCTGGTACGTATTGGAACTCGAAAAGTAGGGAAAGTGAAGCGGTTTATCGTAAAATAA
- a CDS encoding exodeoxyribonuclease III has protein sequence MRIISYNVNGIRAAIRKGFLDWIQQANPDVVCLQEIKAQPDQLNLEEFTDAGYPYQYWYPAKKKGYSGVAILSKTEPNHVEYGTGIDYMDDEGRNIRADFGDFSVMSLYLPSGTNINRLEHKLQYMDDFQQYIDSLKQQIPNLIICGDYNICHEAIDIHDPVRLKNVSGFLPVEREWIDNFMKSGFIDSFRYFNDEPDQYSWWSYRANARANNKGWRIDYNLVAAPLQEKLKRAVILPEAYHSDHCPILVELE, from the coding sequence ATGAGAATAATTTCCTATAACGTAAACGGAATACGGGCGGCAATAAGAAAAGGTTTTTTAGATTGGATACAGCAGGCGAATCCAGATGTGGTGTGCCTGCAGGAGATAAAAGCCCAGCCAGATCAATTAAATTTAGAGGAATTTACCGATGCTGGTTACCCTTATCAATATTGGTATCCCGCGAAGAAAAAAGGATATAGCGGAGTAGCGATTTTAAGTAAAACCGAACCTAATCATGTAGAATACGGTACAGGTATCGATTATATGGATGATGAAGGCCGAAACATAAGAGCCGATTTTGGTGATTTTTCTGTAATGAGTTTATATTTGCCTTCAGGAACAAATATTAATCGTTTGGAGCATAAGCTTCAGTATATGGATGATTTTCAGCAGTATATTGATAGTTTGAAACAGCAAATTCCAAATCTGATTATTTGTGGAGATTATAATATCTGTCACGAAGCAATAGATATTCATGATCCTGTTCGACTTAAAAATGTGTCTGGTTTTTTACCTGTAGAGCGAGAATGGATTGATAATTTCATGAAAAGTGGTTTTATAGACAGTTTTAGGTATTTTAATGATGAACCCGATCAATATTCTTGGTGGAGTTATAGAGCCAATGCTAGGGCGAATAACAAAGGTTGGAGAATAGATTATAATTTAGTTGCAGCACCTTTACAAGAAAAATTAAAACGTGCCGTTATATTACCAGAAGCCTATCATAGCGATCATTGTCCTATA
- a CDS encoding DUF5686 family protein, protein MRLVFTFVFIITGFLANAQQIPGKVINAITGEALAYAKISLPQDTPILSKRDGSFQLNLNGKESLKISVSYLGFYTREFTISEKNKSVLLQLYPDYEKLNTVYISSPRNPANKLIEKAIENRKINDPKKALEGFTHQSYSKFLIDNDKNPIQLATDSTNSEIATIVNTARAYLSEKITLHHFNQKQGNKEEVLGLKTAGFKEPVYEVLTMDIYPTSFYEDEYSIFKTEYAGPLAKNALKNYEYRILDTLNTTRPSYLVYFKPKREKVVPGLEGVIYLDTVNYGIQKTEARIIGEIDLEIHEDYEFNPSEEVWLLQKRDIKIRPGSGGKDISVFGGNISLGTIQRRLSISSIFDNDPIDTNLYLDATTVNYNYQLNLSPQIKETSAKIVVEPKANDREPSFWSDNRKEPYTAKDQATAIYVDSIIKTRNIERKIQVKKAMANGYYPLAFWDLELSKLFKYNNFEGIRLGIGGKTNDHISNKFNIGGYFVYGFGDQKAKYNINTSIYLNKSTNTNLKLGYTRDIKEVGSFDYLKAPPKFYLIEPRFVNINFFYNYKQYYAGLEHRIIPQLSSEIRFSQTKVFDVRDYVFLYNGKLYPEYTVSTAGISFSWEPFNNYLKTPESDILIERNYPRITAQIDKGFADVAEGDFNFLRTGLKLEYTIRRLNLSRTEFILEGNYATGTLPLTHTFHAYPNSSRQEAVLKRFSIAGKTSFETMYYNEFYSDRLAMLHMRHQLRPIKFSSFFQPEIVLISRHAIGDIGHKDRHQNIDFKSLDQGYSEVGLEINKIISGFGLSTAYRYGGYHLPGFSQNFALKFTLNIKF, encoded by the coding sequence ATGCGATTAGTTTTCACCTTTGTTTTTATTATTACCGGTTTTCTTGCCAATGCACAACAAATCCCGGGAAAAGTAATCAATGCCATTACGGGAGAGGCTTTAGCCTATGCTAAAATAAGCCTGCCGCAGGATACGCCCATTTTATCCAAAAGAGACGGTAGCTTTCAGCTTAACCTTAATGGAAAGGAATCCTTAAAAATTTCGGTATCCTATCTGGGTTTTTATACCCGCGAGTTTACTATTTCGGAAAAAAATAAAAGCGTACTACTTCAACTTTATCCCGATTACGAAAAATTAAACACGGTTTACATTTCTTCCCCCAGAAATCCGGCAAATAAACTCATTGAAAAAGCTATTGAAAACAGGAAGATAAACGACCCTAAAAAGGCCTTAGAGGGCTTTACACATCAGTCTTATTCTAAGTTTCTTATTGATAATGATAAAAATCCTATCCAACTTGCTACCGACAGCACAAACAGCGAAATCGCAACAATCGTAAATACTGCTCGGGCTTATCTTTCAGAAAAAATCACCCTACATCACTTCAATCAAAAACAAGGTAACAAAGAAGAGGTTTTGGGTTTAAAAACTGCCGGCTTTAAAGAACCTGTTTATGAGGTATTAACCATGGATATTTATCCTACCTCATTTTATGAAGATGAGTACTCCATTTTTAAAACGGAATACGCCGGCCCCCTGGCAAAAAATGCCCTCAAAAATTATGAATATCGCATTTTAGATACTTTAAACACAACGCGTCCTTCATACCTGGTATACTTTAAACCTAAGCGCGAAAAAGTGGTACCTGGCCTGGAAGGAGTAATTTATCTTGATACGGTTAACTACGGTATTCAGAAAACCGAAGCACGGATAATTGGCGAAATCGATCTGGAAATTCATGAAGATTATGAGTTTAATCCTTCAGAAGAAGTTTGGCTGCTTCAAAAAAGAGATATCAAAATCAGACCAGGAAGCGGAGGAAAAGATATTTCGGTTTTTGGTGGAAATATTTCTTTAGGAACCATTCAGCGTAGACTATCCATTTCCAGTATCTTCGATAATGATCCTATCGATACGAACCTATACCTGGATGCCACTACGGTAAACTATAATTACCAACTCAACCTTAGCCCTCAAATAAAAGAAACTTCAGCAAAAATAGTAGTAGAGCCAAAAGCTAATGATCGTGAGCCATCTTTTTGGAGTGATAACCGCAAAGAACCCTATACCGCAAAAGACCAGGCTACTGCTATTTATGTAGATAGTATTATTAAAACCCGCAATATTGAACGAAAGATTCAAGTTAAAAAAGCCATGGCAAATGGCTATTATCCTTTAGCTTTTTGGGACTTGGAGCTAAGTAAGCTTTTTAAGTATAATAATTTTGAAGGTATTAGATTGGGTATCGGAGGAAAAACCAACGATCATATTTCGAACAAATTTAATATTGGCGGTTATTTCGTTTATGGTTTTGGAGACCAGAAAGCAAAATATAATATTAACACCAGCATTTATTTAAACAAATCAACAAACACCAACCTAAAATTAGGTTATACCAGGGATATCAAAGAAGTAGGAAGTTTTGATTATTTAAAAGCACCGCCAAAATTTTACTTGATAGAGCCCAGATTTGTTAATATTAATTTCTTCTATAATTATAAACAATATTATGCCGGTTTGGAGCATCGCATAATCCCACAATTATCTTCGGAAATACGTTTTAGCCAAACCAAAGTTTTTGACGTTAGGGACTATGTTTTTTTATACAACGGTAAACTCTATCCGGAATATACGGTAAGCACTGCGGGTATTTCATTTAGCTGGGAGCCATTTAACAATTATCTAAAAACTCCGGAAAGTGATATTTTAATTGAGCGGAATTATCCTAGAATAACAGCGCAAATTGATAAAGGCTTTGCCGATGTGGCCGAGGGTGATTTTAATTTTTTAAGAACCGGACTAAAATTAGAATATACGATTCGCAGATTAAATCTTTCCAGAACAGAATTTATTTTAGAAGGAAATTATGCTACCGGAACCTTACCATTAACGCACACTTTCCATGCTTATCCAAACTCATCAAGACAGGAAGCAGTTTTAAAACGATTTTCGATTGCAGGGAAAACCAGCTTCGAAACCATGTACTATAACGAATTTTATAGTGACCGTCTTGCTATGTTGCATATGAGACATCAATTAAGGCCTATAAAATTTTCCAGTTTCTTCCAACCTGAAATTGTATTGATAAGCCGCCATGCTATAGGGGATATAGGTCATAAAGACCGCCACCAGAACATCGATTTTAAAAGTCTGGACCAGGGCTACTCTGAAGTTGGACTGGAAATTAACAAAATAATCTCTGGCTTTGGGCTTTCTACCGCCTATCGTTATGGCGGATATCACCTACCTGGCTTTAGCCAAAATTTTGCACTTAAATTCACCTTAAACATTAAGTTTTAA
- a CDS encoding efflux RND transporter permease subunit, with amino-acid sequence MSKIFTFGFWNSVARLILRNRIIIILLILATTVFFASQWKNMRFSFTEANLLPDDHEVNQEYNAFLEKFGEEGNLIVMGIKDSSLFTEKNYQAWKALNDSLQKFPEVDYAISIGNLKKLEKFEDPKRFQMVPFITEANPDSLELANYENELFTKLPFYENLVYSAHSNTIQSALYLNKAIVNSKARKDFVIDNLDPMIKNFESQTGIDVRVSGMPYIRTLNSQNIIDEIGLFIVAALGVTSLIFFFFFRSVRATVISMVTVCIGVMWAFGTIGLLHYEITVLTALIPPLIIVIGIPNCIFLINKYQQEIQKHGNQAKSLQRVIAKVGNATLMTNITTASGFATFILTESKLLKEFGIVASINIVAIFILSLLIIPVIYSYMKIPKSKHLKHLNRQWIGSFVGWMEKMVRNHRIAVYFTAVGLLAVSIIGIYNIRISGSLLEDMPQQADFFKDVKFFEEEFDGIMPLEIVVDTKRPRGVLKSSTLKKLEQLEDLIAEEPELSQPLSITRLVKYSKQAYYNGNPKYYQLPSSQEQNFILPYTKNMKGNDNLVNTYIDSTGRFARITTFMKDIGTDKMEKIEDKLWPNIHKIFPEDRYEVSMTGKALVFQKGTTYLVHNLVLSLSLAIVLIALLMAWMFRSFRMILISLVPNLLPLLITAGMMGFLGVPIKPSTILVFSIAFGISVDDTIHFLAKYRQELKANDWKIKRSVYAALRETGVSMFYTSIVLFFGFSVFMISSFGGTVALGGLVSATLLFAMLSNLLLLPSLLLSLERSIANKETLKEPSMRIIATPEDEEEISKDDEEYKNQKNKN; translated from the coding sequence ATGTCTAAGATTTTTACCTTCGGCTTTTGGAATTCTGTTGCCCGCCTTATTTTACGTAACAGAATTATCATTATTTTACTCATTTTGGCCACTACCGTATTTTTTGCTTCACAGTGGAAAAATATGAGATTTTCTTTTACCGAAGCCAACTTACTCCCAGACGATCATGAGGTAAATCAGGAATATAATGCCTTTTTAGAAAAATTTGGTGAAGAAGGGAACCTGATCGTGATGGGAATAAAAGATTCTTCCCTTTTTACTGAAAAAAATTACCAGGCCTGGAAGGCATTAAATGATAGTCTGCAAAAATTCCCAGAGGTAGATTATGCCATTTCCATAGGAAATTTAAAAAAGCTTGAAAAATTTGAAGATCCCAAGCGCTTCCAGATGGTTCCTTTTATTACTGAAGCCAATCCTGATAGTCTTGAGCTGGCGAATTACGAAAACGAACTCTTTACCAAACTCCCGTTCTACGAAAACCTGGTATACAGTGCGCATTCTAATACCATTCAGTCTGCTTTATACCTCAATAAAGCAATTGTAAATTCTAAAGCCAGAAAAGATTTTGTGATCGATAACCTTGATCCTATGATCAAAAACTTCGAATCGCAAACCGGTATCGATGTGCGTGTTTCAGGGATGCCTTACATTCGGACACTGAATTCTCAAAATATAATTGATGAAATCGGACTCTTTATCGTTGCTGCTTTAGGAGTTACTTCTCTTATTTTTTTCTTCTTTTTCAGATCAGTAAGAGCAACGGTAATTTCTATGGTTACCGTATGTATTGGCGTAATGTGGGCTTTTGGAACTATTGGTTTACTACATTATGAAATTACGGTTTTAACGGCGCTTATCCCTCCGTTAATCATTGTAATTGGTATTCCTAACTGTATTTTCCTAATCAACAAATATCAGCAGGAAATACAAAAACACGGAAATCAGGCAAAATCCCTGCAACGTGTTATTGCTAAAGTTGGTAATGCCACCCTGATGACGAATATCACCACAGCTTCAGGATTCGCAACCTTTATTTTAACCGAAAGCAAGCTATTGAAAGAGTTTGGTATTGTTGCTTCCATTAATATCGTGGCCATCTTTATTCTTTCGCTGCTGATTATCCCGGTGATTTATAGCTATATGAAAATTCCAAAGTCTAAACACTTAAAGCACCTTAACAGGCAGTGGATAGGCAGCTTTGTTGGATGGATGGAGAAAATGGTTCGGAATCATCGAATAGCAGTATATTTTACCGCAGTCGGCCTTTTAGCTGTTAGCATTATCGGAATTTACAATATTCGGATTTCAGGAAGTCTTCTGGAAGATATGCCACAACAAGCCGACTTCTTTAAAGATGTAAAATTCTTTGAAGAGGAATTTGACGGAATTATGCCTTTAGAAATCGTAGTAGATACCAAAAGACCCCGTGGTGTATTAAAGTCTTCTACTTTAAAAAAATTAGAGCAACTTGAGGACCTAATTGCGGAAGAGCCTGAACTTTCACAACCCTTATCCATCACCCGACTGGTAAAATACAGTAAACAAGCTTATTATAACGGCAACCCCAAATATTATCAGTTACCCTCTTCACAAGAGCAAAATTTCATTTTACCGTATACCAAAAACATGAAGGGTAATGATAATCTGGTAAACACGTATATCGATTCTACCGGCCGATTTGCCAGGATTACCACTTTTATGAAGGATATAGGTACCGACAAAATGGAAAAAATAGAAGATAAGCTGTGGCCCAACATCCATAAAATTTTCCCTGAAGATCGCTATGAGGTGAGTATGACTGGTAAAGCCCTGGTTTTCCAGAAAGGAACAACCTATTTGGTACACAATCTTGTGCTCTCACTATCCTTGGCCATTGTGCTTATTGCTTTATTGATGGCCTGGATGTTTAGATCCTTCAGAATGATCTTGATTTCCTTAGTACCTAACCTTTTACCATTGCTAATTACGGCAGGAATGATGGGATTCTTAGGCGTACCTATCAAACCTTCTACTATTTTGGTATTTAGTATTGCCTTTGGAATATCTGTTGATGACACCATTCACTTTTTAGCCAAATATCGGCAGGAACTTAAAGCAAACGACTGGAAAATTAAACGCTCGGTTTATGCGGCACTCCGGGAAACCGGTGTAAGTATGTTTTATACATCGATCGTTTTATTCTTTGGATTCTCTGTCTTTATGATTAGTAGCTTTGGAGGTACCGTAGCCCTGGGCGGTCTGGTTTCGGCCACCTTACTTTTTGCCATGCTTTCTAACTTACTGTTATTACCATCCTTACTGCTTTCGCTGGAAAGAAGCATCGCAAACAAAGAAACTCTAAAGGAACCGTCAATGCGAATTATTGCCACGCCAGAAGATGAAGAAGAAATTTCTAAAGACGACGAAGAATACAAAAACCAGAAAAACAAAAACTAA
- the pyrH gene encoding UMP kinase, whose product MQYKRVLLKLSGEALMGNRQYGIDPERLAEYAEEVKSVTNQGVEVAIVIGGGNIFRGVAGASRGMDRVQGDHMGMLATVINGLALQSALEDAGIQTRLQSAIKINEVAEPFIRRKAIRHLEKGRVVIFGGGTGNPYFTTDSAAVLRAIEIKADVILKGTRVDGIYTADPEKDKKATKFDFISFDDVIRKGLKVMDTTAFTLSQENELPIIVFDMNTPGNLMKVVTGENVGTKVNL is encoded by the coding sequence ATGCAATACAAAAGAGTTCTTTTAAAATTATCTGGAGAAGCACTAATGGGAAACCGCCAATATGGTATCGATCCCGAAAGACTGGCAGAGTATGCCGAGGAAGTTAAATCTGTAACCAACCAGGGAGTAGAAGTAGCGATTGTAATTGGTGGAGGTAACATTTTTAGAGGAGTTGCCGGTGCTAGTCGCGGGATGGATCGTGTACAGGGTGACCACATGGGAATGCTAGCTACGGTAATTAACGGCCTGGCACTACAAAGCGCGCTTGAAGACGCCGGTATCCAAACCAGATTACAATCTGCAATTAAGATTAACGAAGTAGCCGAACCTTTTATACGAAGAAAAGCCATTAGGCACTTAGAAAAAGGGCGTGTTGTGATTTTTGGAGGAGGCACAGGAAATCCCTATTTTACAACAGATTCTGCCGCTGTGCTAAGAGCGATTGAAATAAAAGCCGACGTAATCTTAAAAGGGACACGGGTAGACGGAATTTACACTGCAGATCCCGAAAAAGATAAAAAAGCAACAAAATTTGATTTTATATCGTTTGACGACGTGATTAGAAAAGGGCTTAAGGTAATGGATACCACTGCATTTACCCTTAGCCAGGAAAACGAATTACCAATTATTGTTTTTGACATGAATACTCCTGGGAATTTAATGAAGGTAGTGACCGGGGAGAACGTAGGAACAAAAGTAAATTTATAA